A window of Adhaeribacter arboris genomic DNA:
GAGCGGCAACCGTAATTGGCAATAATGTATCAGTGGGGCATAATGCCATTGTGCACGGCTGTACTATTGAAGACAACGTATTAATTGGCATGGGGGCCATTGTAATGGATAAAGCAGTTGTACAACAAAATTGTATTATAGCCGCCGGAGCAACCGTGCTCGAAAACACCATTTGCGAAGCCGGGTATATTTACGCAGGCACTCCCGCCCGTAAAGTAAAACTGGTTAGTGAAGAGCAAATAGCTAATATGGCCCGTACGGCGAATAATTATGTGATGTACGCCGGCTGGTTTAAGCCCCAAGCATCCAAATAAAATCCGGCCAGGTAATTTCCTGCTTTTTAGCGCCAGAAATTACCTGGCCGGGTTTTGTTTACTCTAATTTTTAAAAACAATAGCCGTATTAACGGGTGAGTATTACTTTCTGATTACTTTGGATATCCTTGGTTTGCAGGCGCAGAATGTAAATACCAGCTGATGCATGATTGC
This region includes:
- a CDS encoding gamma carbonic anhydrase family protein, whose product is MPLLLPVKDKFPAFGENCFIAENATIVGDVVFGADCTIWFNAVIRGDVNSIRIGNKTNIQDGAIIHCTYERAATVIGNNVSVGHNAIVHGCTIEDNVLIGMGAIVMDKAVVQQNCIIAAGATVLENTICEAGYIYAGTPARKVKLVSEEQIANMARTANNYVMYAGWFKPQASK